A single Gambusia affinis linkage group LG20, SWU_Gaff_1.0, whole genome shotgun sequence DNA region contains:
- the LOC122823475 gene encoding interferon a3-like, with protein MLNRIFFACVFLGLFSSALSCRWMEHKFRQYSGNSLNLLDMMANNITNSTEDEENTVAFPDHLYSQASKASAEGKLSFAVHILKEVSALFEEDQSSSSWQEVTVENFLNVVNKQADELHSCIKGHSHMRKRNTKLHLYFKRLSNEILVKMGHSADAWELIRREVKVCLMKADHLVSSLLPSNQNS; from the exons ATGCTGAACAGGATTTTCTTCGCTTGTGTGTTTCTCGGTCTGTTCTCCTCCGCGCTGAGCTGCAGGTGGATGGAGCATAAATTCAGACAGTACAGCGGAAACTCTTTGAATCTGCTGGATATGATG gcGAATAACATTACGAACAGCACTGAGGATGAAGAGAACACTGTGGCCTTCCCTGATCATCTGTACAGTCAGGCATCCAAAGCATCA GCTGAAGGTAAACTTTCCTTCGCAGTTCACATCCTGAAGGAGGTTTCTGCCCTGTTTGAGGAAGATCAAAGCTCTTCATCATGGCAGGAGGTCACAGTGGAGAACTTTCTCAATGTTGTCAACAAACAGGCTGATGAGCTTCACTCCTGT attaaaggCCATAGCCACATGAGGAAGAGGAACACCAAGCTGCACTTGTATTTCAAGAGATTATCCAATGAAATTCTGGTGAAAATG GGCCACAGTGCTGACGCCTGGGAGCTGATCAGGAGGGAAGTCAAAGTCTGTCTAATGAAAGCAGACCACCTGGTTTCCTCTCTGCTCCCCTCCAACCAAAACTCATGA
- the LOC122823091 gene encoding interferon a3-like, which translates to MLSRVFFACIFLCLFCACSSLSCRWIEHKFRQYSTNSLTLLDMMAYHHVNQDPLVNIAPFPNPLYHQASGASAEAKLSFAVQILKEVSALFEEDDSSSSWQEVTMEHFLNVVNKQADELQLCAGTPRRPNRRLHMYFKRLSNTVFGQMGHSAEAWELLRREIKLHLIRADHLVSSLFISN; encoded by the exons atgCTGAGCAGAGTTTTCTTCGCctgtatttttctctgtctgttctgCGCATGCTCTTCGCTGAGCTGCAGGTGGATAGAGCATAAATTCAGACAATACAGCACAAACTCATTAACTCTGCTGGATATGATG GCTTACCATCACGTGAATCAGGACCCTCTGGTGAACATTGCGCCATTCCCTAATCCTCTCTACCACCAGGCTTCAGGCGCATCT GCGGAGGCTAAACTTTCCTTCGCTGTCCAGATTTTGAAAGAGGTTTCTGCCCTGTTTGAGGAAGATGACAGCTCTTCATCATGGCAGGAGGTGACAATGGAGCACTTTCTCAATGTTGTCAACAAACAGGCTGATGAACTACAGCTCTGT gCTGGGACCCCAAGAAGGCCAAACAGGAGGCTGCACATGTACTTTAAGAGACTCTCAAACACCGTGTTTGGACAGATG GGCCACAGTGCTGAAGCCTGGGAGTTGCTCCGGAGGGAAATCAAACTCCATCTAATCAGAGCGGACCATCTGGTTTCTTCTCTGTTCATCTCTAATTGA
- the cd79b gene encoding uncharacterized protein cd79b, with protein MRWTLAGCFGFVLISISVALQITQKPRFYGLRTRATAPIYCLVSDKNLKGTVEWHKADKYGADKNKIVPNERIRFESRLMIQNALLYFMDLKVEDSGVYYCSVNGTFGPGTEVQVVRPLDPIKAQYRSQMKDGLIVLQGLLLGVCIGAYLLRRQNLVKDSDSLYEEPETDHIYEGLAIEACGGGLYEDLTAYARVEGAEAPWE; from the exons ATGCGTTGGACCCTAGCTGGATGCTTTGGATTTGTGTTGATAAGTATATCAG TCGCCCTGCAGATCACCCAGAAACCCAGGTTCTACGGATTAAGAACTCGTGCGACAGCGCCTATTTACTGCCTAGTctcagataaaaatctgaaaggcaCAGTGGAGTGGCACAAAGCTGACAAATATGGCGCAGACAAGAATAAGATTGTGCCTAATGAAAGGATTCGGTTTGAAAGTCGACTTATGATCCAAAACGCTTTGCTTTACTTCATGGACCTCAAAGTAGAGGACAGCGGAGTGTATTACTGCTCAGTAAATGGCACTTTTGGCCCAGGAACTGAAGTACAAGTAGTCA GGCCCTTAGACCCCATCAAAGCCCAGTACAGAAGCCAGATGAAGGATGGCCTTATTGTCCTGCAGGGCCTGCTATTGGGTGTTTGTATCGGTGCTTATCTGCTGCGTAGACAAAATCTG GTGAAAGATAGCGACAGCTTATATGAAGAGCCTGAAACTGACCACATCTATGAG GGTTTGGCCATTGAGGCATGTGGAGGAGGTCTCTATGAAGATCTCACGGCGTACGCTCGGGTTGAAGGAGCCGAGGCCCCATGGGAGTGA
- the scn4aa gene encoding sodium channel protein type 4 subunit alpha A isoform X4 → MKAGRNPNFGYTSYDSFGWAFLALFRLMTQDFWENLFQLTLRAAGRTYMLFFVVVIFLGSFYLINLILAVVAMAYYEQNQATQLEAIEKEEEFQRLLEQLKNQEQQAQFHGSQATLTSKKSVSQHTLSEMEDNGHGLKQGEAVNDCNGRVVPRLMIRAPTMEESAIDYEVKEKSLGSIHSTLHLEEPGLKKRSASAATVLSAVAMEELEEAQRPCPPCWYKFADMFLKWDCCPTWIVFKKWMHFVVMDPFVDLTITICIVLNTLFMAMEHYPMTPEFDNMLSVGNLVFTGIFAAEMFFKLIAMDPYYYFQVGWNIFDSIIVTLSLVELGLANVQGLSVLRSFRLLRVFKLAKSWPTLNMLIKIIGNSVGALGNLTLVLAIIVFIFAVVGMQLFGKNYKDCVCKISSDCELPRWHMNDFFHSFLIVFRILCGEWIETMWDCMEVAGPAMCLIVFMMVMVIGNLVVLNLFLALLLSSFSGDNLSAGDDDGEMNNLQIAIGRITQGIDWLKAFLIQRIQKILGKKPKEPDKDIMDDGKPKTEEIEMNHLDAGLTLKVADGISDVPVQSQPSGFTVDGELNLKVPIAEAESDYDNLSDDDDDDDDDDDDDDDDDDEVDGEQDDDEEDKLPESALRRDEQNTKNFEDESSIPEKVKYDDGDSSVCSTADYHPPEPEPEKKEEEEPEPEEPEACFTDDCVTKWPCLTVDTTSGKGKKWWNLRKTCFTIVEHDWFETFIIFMILLSSGALAFEDIYIERRRTIKIILEFADKVFTYIFVIEMLLKWVAYGYKTYFTNAWCWLDFFIVDISLISLVANWMGYSDLGPIKSLRTLRALRPLRALSRFEGMRVVVNALVGAIPSIFNVLLVCLIFWLIFSIMGVNLFAGKFYRCINTTTEELFPMTEVSNRTECLALEEATQEARWINVKINYDNVGTGYLSLLQVATFKGWMDIMYAAVDSREVEEQPSYEINLYMYIYFVIFIIFGSFFTLNLFIGVIIDNFNQQKKKFGDQDIFMTDEQKKYYEAMKKLGSKKPQKPIPRPTNPVQGIVFDFISQQFFDIFIMVLICLNMVTMMVETDDQSPEKENFLFKLNVAFIVVFTGECVLKLFALRQYFFTNGWNVFDFIVVILSIAGTMLSDIIEKYFVSPTLFRVIRLARIGRILRLIKGAKGIRTLLFALMMSLPALFNIGLLLFLIMFIFSIFGMSNFAYVKKEAGIDDIFNFETFGGSIICLFQITTSAGWDGLLLPMLNREPPDCDPEFENPGTDVKGNCGNPGMGMMFFCSYIIVSFLVVVNMYIAIILENFNVAQEESGDPLCEEDFEMFNETWEKFDLDGTMFIEYSRLSDFCDTLQEPLRVAKPNRLRLIGMDLPLVIGDRIHCLDVLMAVTQMVLGDTVEMAAMRDSIEAKFILSNPTKDSFAPITTTVRHKEEQQAAVVLQRAYRNHLLKRCIRHAAFMHRLKRIGRNYNDDDPPEKEGLLARRLGVLYVSNIDLTDEMELEVLESLTSQEPFNTDSERAHCHQEPPVQNMIVVPAEITSQELLHSAPYQHPFTLQANLREPLV, encoded by the exons ACTCTGCGAGCAGCTGGGAGGACATACATGCTGTTCTTCGTGGTGGTCATCTTCCTGGGCTCCTTCTACCTCATCAACCTCATCCTGGCTGTGGTAGCTATGGCTTATTATGAACAGAATCAAGCAACTCAACTGGAGGCCATCgaaaaagaggaagaattcCAGCGGCTTTTAGAACAACTAAAAAATCAAGAGCAG CAGGCACAATTTCATGGAAGCCAAGCCACCTTGACCAGTAAGAAGTCTGTGAGTCAACACACATTATCAGAGATGGAAGATAATGGACATGGTCTCAAACAGGGTGAGGCTGTGAATGACTGCAATGGAAGAGTTGTTCCTCGCTTGATGATTCGAGCACCCACTATGGAGGAG TCTGCTATAGATTATGAAGTCAAAGAGAAGTCACTGGGCTCGATACACAGCACACTTCATCTGGAAGAACCTGGCTTGAAAAAGAGATCTGCTAGTGCTGCGACAGTGTTGTCTGCAGTTGCCATGGAAG aGTTGGAGGAGGCTCAGAGGCCCTGTCCACCTTGCTGGTACAAATTTGCAGACATGTTTTTGAAGTGGGATTGCTGCCCCACctggattgtttttaaaaagtggatgCACTTTGTGGTCATGGATCCCTTTGTTGACCTCACTATTACCATATGCATTGTGCTCAACACCCTTTTTATGGCAATGGAGCACTACCCCATGACCCCGGAGTTCGACAACATGCTCTCAGTAGGAAATCTG GTTTTCACTGGGATCtttgcagctgaaatgtttttcaagctTATCGCCATGGATCCCTATTACTATTTCCAAGTTGGATGGAACATTTTTGACAGCATTATTGTAACTCTCAGCCTGGTGGAGTTGGGTCTGGCAAATGTCCAGGGTCTGTCAGTCCTAAGGTCATTCCGTTTG CTTCGTGTCTTCAAACTGGCAAAGTCTTGGCCCACACTCAACATGCTCATTAAGATTATTGGTAACTCAGTGGGGGCTTTGGGGAACCTGACTTTGGTGCTGGCCATCATCGTCTTCATTTTCGCTGTAGTGGGCATGCAACTCTTTGGAAAGAACTACAAGGACTGTGTATGCAAGATCTCCTCAGACTGTGAGCTGCCACGGTGGCACATGAATGACTTCTTCCACTCCTTCCTCATCGTTTTTCGCATTCTGTGTGGCGAGTGGATCGAGACGATGTGGGACTGCATGGAGGTGGCTGGACCTGCGATGTGCTTAATTGTCTTCATGATGGTCATGGTCATTGGAAATCTAGTG GTATTGAACCTCTTCTTGGCGTTGCTGCTCAGCTCATTCAGCGGAGACAACCTGTCAGCAGGGGATGACGATGGAGAGATGAACAATCTGCAGATTGCTATTGGGAGAATCACACAAGGCATCGATTGGTTAAAAGCATTTCTCATACAGCGAATCcagaaaatacttggtaaaaaaCCCAAAGAGCCGGATAAGGACATAATGGACGATGGAAAGCCTAAAACCGAGGAAATCGAAATGAACCATTTGGACGCCGGTCTGACTCTTAAAGTGGCAGATGGGATTTCAGATGTCCCTGTGCAAAGCCAACCCTCTGGATTCACGGTGGATGGAGAGCTCAATCTGAAAGTCCCAATCGCTGAAGCAGAATCAGATTATGATAATCtgagtgatgatgatgatgatgatgatgatgatgatgatgatgatgatgatgatgatgatgaagttGATGGTGAGcaggatgatgatgaagaagataAACTTCCAGAGAGTGCACTGCGGAGAGATGAACAAAacacg AAAAACTTTGAAGATGAAAGTAGTATCCCAGAGAAAGTAAAA TATGATGACGGGGATTCTTCAGTCTGCAGCACAGCTGATTATCATCCTCCGGAGCCTGAaccagaaaagaaggaagaagaggaaCCGGAACCCGAAGAGCCAGAGGCCTGTTTTACTGATG ACTGTGTGACCAAATGGCCATGTTTGACGGTGGATACCACCAGTGGCAAAGGCAAAAAATGGTGGAATCTTAGAAAAACTTGCTTCACCATAGTGGAACACGACTGGTTTGAAACCTTCATCATTTTCATGATCCTCCTTAGCAGTGGGGCTCTG gCCTTTGAAGATATATACATAGAAAGGCGACGAACCATCAAAATAATTCTTGAGTTTGCAGACAAGGTTTTCACCTACATTTTTGTCATTGAGATGCTCCTGAAATGGGTTGCATATGGCTACAAGACCTACTTCACCAACGCTTGGTGTTGGTTGGACTTTTTCATTGTGGAT ATTTCCTTGATTAGCTTAGTTGCAAATTGGATGGGCTATTCTGATCTTGGTCCGATAAAGTCGTTGAGAACCCTCAGAGCACTGAGGCCTCTTCGAGCGCTATCAAGATTTGAAGGCATGAGG GTGGTGGTGAATGCTCTTGTTGGAGCGATTCCCTCCATCTTCAATGTCCTGCTGGTGTGTCTGATTTTCTGGCTCATCTTCAGCATCATGGGAGTCAATTTGTTTGCGGGGAAGTTCTACCGTTGCATCAACACCACCACAGAGGAGCTATTCCCTATGACTGAGGTCAGCAATCGAACCGAGTGCTTGGCCCTTGAAGAAGCCACACAGGAGGCTCGCTGGATTAACGTCAAAATCAACTATGACAATGTTGGGACAGGCTACCTCTCTCTGCTTCAAGTG GCAACTTTTAAAGGTTGGATGGACATAATGTATGCTGCTGTGGACTCAAGAGAG GTTGAGGAGCAACCATCCTACGAAATCAATCTTTACATGTACATCTATTTTGTGATCTTCATCATCTTTGGTTCCTTCTTCACCCTAAACCTTTTCATCGGTGTCATTATTGACAATTTCaaccaacaaaagaaaaag TTTGGAGACCAAGACATTTTTATGActgatgaacagaaaaaatactATGAGGCCATGAAGAAACTTGGTTCCAAGAAGCCACAAAAGCCAATTCCACGACCAACG AACCCAGTCCAGGGCATTGTGTTCGATTTCATCAGCCAGCAGTTTTTTGACATCTTCATTATGGTTTTAATCTGCCTCAATATGGTGACCATGATGGTGGAAACAGATGACCAAAgcccagaaaaagaaaattttctctttaaattaaaCGTGGCCTTCATTGTTGTCTTCACTGGAGAGTGTGTATTGAAGCTCTTTGCATTGCGGCAGTACTTCTTCACCAATGGATGGAATGTTTTTGATTTCATTGTGGTCATCTTGTCAATAGCTG gTACAATGCTCTCAGACATAATTGAGAAGTATTTTGTATCCCCAACTCTCTTCAGAGTGATCAGACTAGCCAGGATCGGCAGGATTCTGCGCCTCATTAAAGGAGCGAAGGGCATTCGGACACTTCTCTTTGCCCTAATGATGTCCCTTCCTGCCCTGTTCAACATTGGTCTCCTGCTTTTCCTGATTATGTTCATCTTTTCCATATTTGGCATGTCAAATTTTGCCTATGTCAAGAAAGAAGCTGGaattgatgacatttttaactttgagaCCTTTGGTGGTAGCATTATCTGCTTGTTTCAGATTACAACATCTGCTGGTTGGGATGGGCTTCTACTTCCAATGCTGAACAGGGAACCTCCAGACTGTGACCCTGAATTTGAGAATCCAGGCACAGATGTAAAGGGTAACTGTGGAAACCCGGGGATGGGTATGATGTTCTTCTGCAGCTACATCATCGTTTCGTTCTTAGTGGTGGTCAACATGTACATTGCCATCATCCTGGAGAACTTCAATGTGGCTCAAGAAGAGAGCGGTGACCCACTTTGCGAGGAAGACTTTGAGATGTTCAACGAAACTTGGGAGAAGTTTGACTTGGATGGAACAATGTTTATTGAGTACAGTCGACTTTCAGATTTTTGCGACACTTTGCAGGAGCCTCTCAGGGTCGCCAAACCCAATCGGCTCCGTCTGATTGGAATGGATCTGCCCCTAGTTATTGGGGATAGGATCCACTGCTTGGATGTTTTAATGGCTGTTACACAGATGGTACTGGGAGACACAGTGGAGATGGCAGCAATGCGGGATAGCATTGAGGCTAAGTTCATTCTTAGCAACCCCACAAAAGACTCCTTTGCACCAATTACCACAACGGTACGCCACAAGGAAGAGCAACAAGCTGCTGTGGTCCTTCAACGAGCTTATCGTAATCATCTTCTGAAGCGCTGCATACGCCATGCTGCTTTCATGCACCGATTGAAGAGGATTGGGAGAAATTACAACGATGATGATCCACCTGAAAAAGAGGGGCTCCTTGCGCGAAGACTGGGAGTTCTCTATGTTAGTAATATAGACCTTACTGATGAAATGGAGCTTGAGGTTTTAGAATCTCTGACAAGCCAAGAACCTTTTAATACAGACTCAGAAAGGGCCCACTGTCATCAGGAGCCTCCTGTGCAGAATATGATTGTGGTTCCTGCTGAAATAACCAGTCAGGAGTTATTGCATTCTGCCCCTTATCAACATCCCTTCACCTTACAAGCAAATCTGAGAGAGCCACTTGTATGA
- the scn4aa gene encoding sodium channel protein type 4 subunit alpha A isoform X5, translating into MLFFVVVIFLGSFYLINLILAVVAMAYYEQNQATQLEAIEKEEEFQRLLEQLKNQEQQAQFHGSQATLTSKKSVSQHTLSEMEDNGHGLKQGEAVNDCNGRVVPRLMIRAPTMEESAIDYEVKEKSLGSIHSTLHLEEPGLKKRSASAATVLSAVAMEELEEAQRPCPPCWYKFADMFLKWDCCPTWIVFKKWMHFVVMDPFVDLTITICIVLNTLFMAMEHYPMTPEFDNMLSVGNLVFTGIFAAEMFFKLIAMDPYYYFQVGWNIFDSIIVTLSLVELGLANVQGLSVLRSFRLLRVFKLAKSWPTLNMLIKIIGNSVGALGNLTLVLAIIVFIFAVVGMQLFGKNYKDCVCKISSDCELPRWHMNDFFHSFLIVFRILCGEWIETMWDCMEVAGPAMCLIVFMMVMVIGNLVVLNLFLALLLSSFSGDNLSAGDDDGEMNNLQIAIGRITQGIDWLKAFLIQRIQKILGKKPKEPDKDIMDDGKPKTEEIEMNHLDAGLTLKVADGISDVPVQSQPSGFTVDGELNLKVPIAEAESDYDNLSDDDDDDDDDDDDDDDDDDEVDGEQDDDEEDKLPESALRRDEQNTKNFEDESSIPEKVKYDDGDSSVCSTADYHPPEPEPEKKEEEEPEPEEPEACFTDDCVTKWPCLTVDTTSGKGKKWWNLRKTCFTIVEHDWFETFIIFMILLSSGALAFEDIYIERRRTIKIILEFADKVFTYIFVIEMLLKWVAYGYKTYFTNAWCWLDFFIVDISLISLVANWMGYSDLGPIKSLRTLRALRPLRALSRFEGMRVVVNALVGAIPSIFNVLLVCLIFWLIFSIMGVNLFAGKFYRCINTTTEELFPMTEVSNRTECLALEEATQEARWINVKINYDNVGTGYLSLLQVATFKGWMDIMYAAVDSREVEEQPSYEINLYMYIYFVIFIIFGSFFTLNLFIGVIIDNFNQQKKKFGDQDIFMTDEQKKYYEAMKKLGSKKPQKPIPRPTNPVQGIVFDFISQQFFDIFIMVLICLNMVTMMVETDDQSPEKENFLFKLNVAFIVVFTGECVLKLFALRQYFFTNGWNVFDFIVVILSIAGTMLSDIIEKYFVSPTLFRVIRLARIGRILRLIKGAKGIRTLLFALMMSLPALFNIGLLLFLIMFIFSIFGMSNFAYVKKEAGIDDIFNFETFGGSIICLFQITTSAGWDGLLLPMLNREPPDCDPEFENPGTDVKGNCGNPGMGMMFFCSYIIVSFLVVVNMYIAIILENFNVAQEESGDPLCEEDFEMFNETWEKFDLDGTMFIEYSRLSDFCDTLQEPLRVAKPNRLRLIGMDLPLVIGDRIHCLDVLMAVTQMVLGDTVEMAAMRDSIEAKFILSNPTKDSFAPITTTVRHKEEQQAAVVLQRAYRNHLLKRCIRHAAFMHRLKRIGRNYNDDDPPEKEGLLARRLGVLYVSNIDLTDEMELEVLESLTSQEPFNTDSERAHCHQEPPVQNMIVVPAEITSQELLHSAPYQHPFTLQANLREPLV; encoded by the exons ATGCTGTTCTTCGTGGTGGTCATCTTCCTGGGCTCCTTCTACCTCATCAACCTCATCCTGGCTGTGGTAGCTATGGCTTATTATGAACAGAATCAAGCAACTCAACTGGAGGCCATCgaaaaagaggaagaattcCAGCGGCTTTTAGAACAACTAAAAAATCAAGAGCAG CAGGCACAATTTCATGGAAGCCAAGCCACCTTGACCAGTAAGAAGTCTGTGAGTCAACACACATTATCAGAGATGGAAGATAATGGACATGGTCTCAAACAGGGTGAGGCTGTGAATGACTGCAATGGAAGAGTTGTTCCTCGCTTGATGATTCGAGCACCCACTATGGAGGAG TCTGCTATAGATTATGAAGTCAAAGAGAAGTCACTGGGCTCGATACACAGCACACTTCATCTGGAAGAACCTGGCTTGAAAAAGAGATCTGCTAGTGCTGCGACAGTGTTGTCTGCAGTTGCCATGGAAG aGTTGGAGGAGGCTCAGAGGCCCTGTCCACCTTGCTGGTACAAATTTGCAGACATGTTTTTGAAGTGGGATTGCTGCCCCACctggattgtttttaaaaagtggatgCACTTTGTGGTCATGGATCCCTTTGTTGACCTCACTATTACCATATGCATTGTGCTCAACACCCTTTTTATGGCAATGGAGCACTACCCCATGACCCCGGAGTTCGACAACATGCTCTCAGTAGGAAATCTG GTTTTCACTGGGATCtttgcagctgaaatgtttttcaagctTATCGCCATGGATCCCTATTACTATTTCCAAGTTGGATGGAACATTTTTGACAGCATTATTGTAACTCTCAGCCTGGTGGAGTTGGGTCTGGCAAATGTCCAGGGTCTGTCAGTCCTAAGGTCATTCCGTTTG CTTCGTGTCTTCAAACTGGCAAAGTCTTGGCCCACACTCAACATGCTCATTAAGATTATTGGTAACTCAGTGGGGGCTTTGGGGAACCTGACTTTGGTGCTGGCCATCATCGTCTTCATTTTCGCTGTAGTGGGCATGCAACTCTTTGGAAAGAACTACAAGGACTGTGTATGCAAGATCTCCTCAGACTGTGAGCTGCCACGGTGGCACATGAATGACTTCTTCCACTCCTTCCTCATCGTTTTTCGCATTCTGTGTGGCGAGTGGATCGAGACGATGTGGGACTGCATGGAGGTGGCTGGACCTGCGATGTGCTTAATTGTCTTCATGATGGTCATGGTCATTGGAAATCTAGTG GTATTGAACCTCTTCTTGGCGTTGCTGCTCAGCTCATTCAGCGGAGACAACCTGTCAGCAGGGGATGACGATGGAGAGATGAACAATCTGCAGATTGCTATTGGGAGAATCACACAAGGCATCGATTGGTTAAAAGCATTTCTCATACAGCGAATCcagaaaatacttggtaaaaaaCCCAAAGAGCCGGATAAGGACATAATGGACGATGGAAAGCCTAAAACCGAGGAAATCGAAATGAACCATTTGGACGCCGGTCTGACTCTTAAAGTGGCAGATGGGATTTCAGATGTCCCTGTGCAAAGCCAACCCTCTGGATTCACGGTGGATGGAGAGCTCAATCTGAAAGTCCCAATCGCTGAAGCAGAATCAGATTATGATAATCtgagtgatgatgatgatgatgatgatgatgatgatgatgatgatgatgatgatgatgatgaagttGATGGTGAGcaggatgatgatgaagaagataAACTTCCAGAGAGTGCACTGCGGAGAGATGAACAAAacacg AAAAACTTTGAAGATGAAAGTAGTATCCCAGAGAAAGTAAAA TATGATGACGGGGATTCTTCAGTCTGCAGCACAGCTGATTATCATCCTCCGGAGCCTGAaccagaaaagaaggaagaagaggaaCCGGAACCCGAAGAGCCAGAGGCCTGTTTTACTGATG ACTGTGTGACCAAATGGCCATGTTTGACGGTGGATACCACCAGTGGCAAAGGCAAAAAATGGTGGAATCTTAGAAAAACTTGCTTCACCATAGTGGAACACGACTGGTTTGAAACCTTCATCATTTTCATGATCCTCCTTAGCAGTGGGGCTCTG gCCTTTGAAGATATATACATAGAAAGGCGACGAACCATCAAAATAATTCTTGAGTTTGCAGACAAGGTTTTCACCTACATTTTTGTCATTGAGATGCTCCTGAAATGGGTTGCATATGGCTACAAGACCTACTTCACCAACGCTTGGTGTTGGTTGGACTTTTTCATTGTGGAT ATTTCCTTGATTAGCTTAGTTGCAAATTGGATGGGCTATTCTGATCTTGGTCCGATAAAGTCGTTGAGAACCCTCAGAGCACTGAGGCCTCTTCGAGCGCTATCAAGATTTGAAGGCATGAGG GTGGTGGTGAATGCTCTTGTTGGAGCGATTCCCTCCATCTTCAATGTCCTGCTGGTGTGTCTGATTTTCTGGCTCATCTTCAGCATCATGGGAGTCAATTTGTTTGCGGGGAAGTTCTACCGTTGCATCAACACCACCACAGAGGAGCTATTCCCTATGACTGAGGTCAGCAATCGAACCGAGTGCTTGGCCCTTGAAGAAGCCACACAGGAGGCTCGCTGGATTAACGTCAAAATCAACTATGACAATGTTGGGACAGGCTACCTCTCTCTGCTTCAAGTG GCAACTTTTAAAGGTTGGATGGACATAATGTATGCTGCTGTGGACTCAAGAGAG GTTGAGGAGCAACCATCCTACGAAATCAATCTTTACATGTACATCTATTTTGTGATCTTCATCATCTTTGGTTCCTTCTTCACCCTAAACCTTTTCATCGGTGTCATTATTGACAATTTCaaccaacaaaagaaaaag TTTGGAGACCAAGACATTTTTATGActgatgaacagaaaaaatactATGAGGCCATGAAGAAACTTGGTTCCAAGAAGCCACAAAAGCCAATTCCACGACCAACG AACCCAGTCCAGGGCATTGTGTTCGATTTCATCAGCCAGCAGTTTTTTGACATCTTCATTATGGTTTTAATCTGCCTCAATATGGTGACCATGATGGTGGAAACAGATGACCAAAgcccagaaaaagaaaattttctctttaaattaaaCGTGGCCTTCATTGTTGTCTTCACTGGAGAGTGTGTATTGAAGCTCTTTGCATTGCGGCAGTACTTCTTCACCAATGGATGGAATGTTTTTGATTTCATTGTGGTCATCTTGTCAATAGCTG gTACAATGCTCTCAGACATAATTGAGAAGTATTTTGTATCCCCAACTCTCTTCAGAGTGATCAGACTAGCCAGGATCGGCAGGATTCTGCGCCTCATTAAAGGAGCGAAGGGCATTCGGACACTTCTCTTTGCCCTAATGATGTCCCTTCCTGCCCTGTTCAACATTGGTCTCCTGCTTTTCCTGATTATGTTCATCTTTTCCATATTTGGCATGTCAAATTTTGCCTATGTCAAGAAAGAAGCTGGaattgatgacatttttaactttgagaCCTTTGGTGGTAGCATTATCTGCTTGTTTCAGATTACAACATCTGCTGGTTGGGATGGGCTTCTACTTCCAATGCTGAACAGGGAACCTCCAGACTGTGACCCTGAATTTGAGAATCCAGGCACAGATGTAAAGGGTAACTGTGGAAACCCGGGGATGGGTATGATGTTCTTCTGCAGCTACATCATCGTTTCGTTCTTAGTGGTGGTCAACATGTACATTGCCATCATCCTGGAGAACTTCAATGTGGCTCAAGAAGAGAGCGGTGACCCACTTTGCGAGGAAGACTTTGAGATGTTCAACGAAACTTGGGAGAAGTTTGACTTGGATGGAACAATGTTTATTGAGTACAGTCGACTTTCAGATTTTTGCGACACTTTGCAGGAGCCTCTCAGGGTCGCCAAACCCAATCGGCTCCGTCTGATTGGAATGGATCTGCCCCTAGTTATTGGGGATAGGATCCACTGCTTGGATGTTTTAATGGCTGTTACACAGATGGTACTGGGAGACACAGTGGAGATGGCAGCAATGCGGGATAGCATTGAGGCTAAGTTCATTCTTAGCAACCCCACAAAAGACTCCTTTGCACCAATTACCACAACGGTACGCCACAAGGAAGAGCAACAAGCTGCTGTGGTCCTTCAACGAGCTTATCGTAATCATCTTCTGAAGCGCTGCATACGCCATGCTGCTTTCATGCACCGATTGAAGAGGATTGGGAGAAATTACAACGATGATGATCCACCTGAAAAAGAGGGGCTCCTTGCGCGAAGACTGGGAGTTCTCTATGTTAGTAATATAGACCTTACTGATGAAATGGAGCTTGAGGTTTTAGAATCTCTGACAAGCCAAGAACCTTTTAATACAGACTCAGAAAGGGCCCACTGTCATCAGGAGCCTCCTGTGCAGAATATGATTGTGGTTCCTGCTGAAATAACCAGTCAGGAGTTATTGCATTCTGCCCCTTATCAACATCCCTTCACCTTACAAGCAAATCTGAGAGAGCCACTTGTATGA